A region of candidate division KSB1 bacterium DNA encodes the following proteins:
- a CDS encoding fatty acid desaturase — protein sequence MRDARGVFIGLAIILLWMAGLFSLLSIDLAAIPLYGVIPAMLVQTFLYTGLFITAHDAMHGLVAPKRKRVNQLIGALCVILYALFSFKRLRAEHQRHHAHPGSEEDPDFHDGVHPGFIAWYIHFMKTHVTWRQIAGMAVAFNLMAHVLKIPQANLILFWVVPALLSTLQLFYFGTYLPHREPAGGYDNPHRAASNDFSVFWSFITCYHFGYHWEHHEFPHVPWWRLPRIRREVKKEKIFI from the coding sequence ATGCGTGATGCTCGAGGTGTTTTCATCGGCCTGGCCATCATCCTGCTTTGGATGGCCGGTTTGTTTTCGCTTTTATCAATCGACCTGGCGGCGATCCCGCTTTACGGCGTTATTCCGGCGATGCTGGTGCAAACGTTTCTTTACACCGGCTTGTTCATCACCGCGCACGACGCCATGCACGGCCTCGTCGCGCCGAAGCGCAAGAGAGTGAATCAGCTCATCGGCGCGCTGTGCGTGATTCTTTACGCGCTCTTTTCTTTCAAACGGCTGCGGGCCGAGCATCAGCGGCATCACGCGCATCCCGGCAGCGAGGAGGACCCCGATTTTCACGACGGCGTGCATCCCGGCTTTATCGCGTGGTATATTCATTTCATGAAAACCCATGTGACCTGGCGGCAAATCGCCGGCATGGCCGTCGCGTTCAATTTGATGGCGCATGTTTTGAAAATTCCGCAAGCGAATTTGATTTTGTTCTGGGTGGTGCCGGCCTTGCTCAGCACGCTGCAGTTGTTTTATTTCGGCACCTATCTGCCGCATCGCGAGCCTGCCGGCGGCTACGACAACCCGCATCGCGCCGCCAGCAACGACTTCTCCGTTTTCTGGTCGTTCATCACCTGCTACCATTTTGGCTATCACTGGGAACACCACGAATTTCCGCATGTGCCGTGGTGGAGATTGCCGAGAATTCGGAGAGAAGTGAAGAAGGAAAAAATTTTTATATAA
- a CDS encoding SRPBCC family protein: protein MSKNKSQAGFAPLCVSSTSPKPGQFIYSSIIPAPLEKVWALYANVYTINKISPPWARVNFERIDLPLRAGSEIIFVGKYPPRLRWHAKIESFVSQSHFVDIQISGPFAVWRHEHLFKSHGGNTEMIDQVMFRVKGGDFFNKLFSPLLKMLLQAYFASRHRRTRILLRK from the coding sequence ATGTCTAAAAATAAAAGCCAAGCTGGATTTGCGCCATTGTGTGTAAGCTCGACTTCGCCCAAGCCTGGTCAATTCATCTATTCTTCAATTATTCCGGCGCCGTTGGAAAAAGTCTGGGCACTGTATGCGAATGTTTACACCATCAACAAAATCAGCCCGCCCTGGGCGCGCGTCAATTTTGAGCGGATTGATTTGCCGCTGCGCGCCGGCTCGGAAATTATTTTTGTTGGGAAGTATCCGCCGCGATTGCGCTGGCATGCCAAAATCGAATCCTTTGTTTCCCAGTCACATTTTGTTGATATTCAGATTAGCGGGCCATTCGCTGTCTGGCGACACGAGCATCTCTTCAAATCGCACGGCGGCAACACCGAGATGATCGATCAAGTGATGTTTCGTGTTAAAGGCGGAGATTTTTTCAACAAGCTTTTTTCGCCTTTGCTCAAAATGTTGTTGCAGGCTTATTTTGCGTCTCGTCATCGGCGGACACGAATTCTGCTGCGAAAATAA
- a CDS encoding DUF523 and DUF1722 domain-containing protein codes for MSDQNHPSNKYEIKIRLGVSTCLLGENVRFDGGHKKDLYLTGTLEKFVEWVPVCPEVEIGLGTPRESLRLTGDPEAPHLVTTKTSIDHTAAMLKFAHAKIRQLRRLRLNGYILKKDSPSCGMERVRVYSSKGLPARNGVGLYARVLMEQMPNLPIEEEGRLNDARLRENFIVRVFCHHRWQSFLEKPFRIHELIAFHAQHKFLLLAHHEKNFRELGKLVAAAKSHKPQALLEKYEQLFFETLRHLATARKHANVLSHIAGYFKRQLDEKDKKELHATIDDYRRGLLPLIVPMTLIKHYLNKFEVPYLRDQVYLNPHPKELMLLNHV; via the coding sequence ATGTCCGATCAGAATCACCCAAGCAATAAATACGAAATCAAAATCCGCCTTGGCGTCAGCACTTGTCTCCTGGGCGAAAATGTGCGCTTCGACGGCGGCCACAAAAAGGACTTGTATCTCACCGGAACTCTGGAGAAATTTGTCGAATGGGTGCCGGTGTGTCCGGAAGTTGAAATCGGCCTTGGCACGCCGCGCGAATCGTTGCGCTTGACCGGCGATCCCGAAGCGCCGCATCTGGTTACGACCAAAACCAGTATCGATCACACGGCCGCAATGTTGAAATTTGCCCACGCAAAAATCAGGCAATTGCGTCGTCTCAGGCTCAACGGCTACATTCTCAAAAAAGACTCGCCGAGCTGCGGCATGGAGCGTGTACGGGTTTACTCAAGTAAAGGCCTCCCGGCGCGAAACGGCGTCGGTCTGTATGCCCGTGTGCTCATGGAGCAGATGCCCAATTTGCCGATTGAGGAAGAAGGCCGCTTGAACGACGCGCGGCTGCGGGAAAATTTCATCGTGCGCGTGTTTTGCCATCATCGCTGGCAAAGTTTTCTCGAAAAACCCTTCCGCATTCATGAACTGATTGCTTTTCACGCCCAGCATAAGTTTCTGCTCCTGGCGCATCACGAGAAAAACTTTCGCGAACTGGGCAAGCTGGTGGCTGCCGCCAAATCACACAAGCCCCAGGCGCTTTTGGAAAAATATGAGCAACTTTTCTTCGAAACCCTGCGCCATCTTGCCACCGCTCGCAAGCACGCCAATGTGTTGAGCCACATTGCCGGCTATTTTAAAAGGCAGCTTGACGAAAAAGATAAAAAAGAGCTGCATGCGACCATCGATGATTACCGCCGCGGCTTGTTGCCGCTCATTGTACCGATGACGCTGATCAAGCATTATCTCAACAAATTTGAAGTTCCGTACCTTCGGGATCAAGTTTACTTGAATCCGCACCCGAAGGAGTTGATGCTGCTCAATCATGTCTAA